The Paenibacillus uliginis N3/975 genome has a window encoding:
- the mobB gene encoding molybdopterin-guanine dinucleotide biosynthesis protein B, whose amino-acid sequence MTAKVWQITGYKNSGKTTLITALIPLLKAKGCRTAVVKHDTHGFNLDHPGTDTHSFHEAGADAVAITSPNRTAVIVEEGETLQQMVDRFQDYDVILVEGFKQELYPKLLLLRDHEDEELLESVRGVRGLVVHHKMKKEHELLLEYNKSNPVPVFTWNETDEIAAFLWHEMKS is encoded by the coding sequence ATGACTGCGAAGGTATGGCAAATAACAGGGTACAAAAACAGTGGCAAAACGACTCTAATTACAGCTCTGATCCCGCTGTTGAAAGCAAAAGGCTGCCGAACGGCTGTCGTAAAGCATGATACTCACGGATTTAACTTGGACCATCCTGGAACCGACACCCATTCATTTCATGAAGCGGGTGCTGATGCGGTAGCTATTACTTCACCAAACCGAACCGCTGTCATAGTTGAAGAAGGAGAAACACTGCAGCAGATGGTGGACCGGTTTCAAGACTATGACGTTATTTTGGTGGAAGGATTCAAGCAGGAACTGTACCCGAAGCTTCTTCTTCTTAGGGATCATGAAGATGAGGAATTGCTGGAAAGTGTTAGAGGTGTTAGAGGGCTTGTGGTGCATCACAAGATGAAAAAGGAACACGAACTGCTCCTTGAATATAACAAGAGCAATCCGGTTCCCGTGTTTACTTGGAACGAAACGGATGAGATTGCCGCATTTCTGTGGCATGAGATGAAGTCATAG
- the glp gene encoding gephyrin-like molybdotransferase Glp: MNHNINNAHQEFDRSKFQRKAVQVPDAQSIIKEYVKKGITETVKLEQGDGRVLATDIFAPHAFPTFRRSGMDGYAILSTDTDCCSNGEAVWLKVIDNIPCGSVSDQIVTSGTASRIMTGAQVPEGADAVVMLEMTESRIEDGIEWVAVKKVIEACKNVTPIGLELQVGELILKKGTLIGPGEISVLATFGVHEVEVSKRPVVGIFSTGTELLDIREPLQPGKIRNSNTYMLASQLSEAGAEPVVMNAIPDDITLARQKVEEALERYDVVVTTGGVSVGDYDIMGDLVRSGTMKLLFNKVTMRPGSVTTAAVKDGKLLFALSGNPGACYVGFLLFVRPTLRQMLGMKELYLKEWSAELGSDYDKVNNFTRYVRGTLEVSDGRVIAKPAQLDESSVMITIKDSSCLIVIPPDLKGAPVGQKVKVLLLPGGLS, encoded by the coding sequence ATGAACCACAATATAAACAATGCTCATCAAGAGTTTGATCGCAGCAAATTCCAGCGTAAAGCGGTACAAGTTCCGGATGCGCAATCGATCATTAAAGAGTATGTGAAAAAAGGGATTACTGAAACCGTTAAGCTGGAGCAAGGCGACGGCCGTGTTTTGGCGACCGATATTTTTGCTCCTCATGCTTTTCCTACTTTTCGCCGGTCTGGGATGGACGGATATGCTATTTTATCTACCGACACCGACTGCTGTAGCAATGGTGAAGCTGTATGGTTAAAAGTGATTGACAATATTCCATGCGGTTCGGTATCAGACCAAATCGTCACATCAGGCACTGCTTCCCGGATCATGACTGGCGCCCAGGTTCCAGAAGGAGCGGATGCTGTGGTGATGCTTGAAATGACAGAAAGCCGGATAGAGGATGGTATTGAATGGGTAGCAGTCAAGAAGGTTATTGAGGCCTGTAAGAACGTAACCCCCATTGGACTTGAACTTCAGGTAGGAGAGTTGATCTTAAAAAAAGGAACCTTAATCGGACCCGGAGAAATTTCGGTGCTCGCAACCTTCGGTGTTCATGAAGTAGAGGTTTCTAAGAGGCCGGTGGTCGGAATCTTTTCGACAGGTACTGAGCTGCTCGATATTCGCGAACCTCTTCAACCCGGAAAAATTCGCAATAGTAACACCTACATGCTGGCTTCCCAATTAAGTGAAGCAGGGGCAGAACCGGTCGTTATGAATGCCATTCCTGACGATATCACGCTAGCTAGGCAAAAGGTCGAGGAGGCGCTTGAACGCTACGATGTCGTGGTCACGACAGGCGGTGTATCGGTAGGGGATTATGATATTATGGGAGACCTTGTTCGTTCTGGAACGATGAAGTTGCTGTTTAACAAGGTGACGATGAGACCAGGTAGTGTTACGACGGCTGCTGTTAAAGACGGTAAGCTGCTGTTTGCTTTGTCCGGCAATCCTGGAGCTTGCTATGTAGGTTTTCTTCTCTTTGTAAGACCAACCTTACGTCAAATGCTCGGCATGAAAGAACTATATCTTAAAGAGTGGAGCGCGGAACTCGGGTCTGATTATGATAAAGTGAACAATTTTACCCGTTACGTAAGAGGAACGCTGGAAGTGAGTGATGGAAGGGTTATAGCCAAGCCGGCACAATTGGATGAATCCAGTGTAATGATCACGATTAAGGACAGTTCTTGCCTGATTGTTATTCCTCCAGACTTGAAAGGCGCCCCTGTAGGACAAAAGGTGAAGGTGCTCCTACTGCCTGGAGGGTTGTCATGA
- a CDS encoding DUF4247 domain-containing protein, with product MKRRSLLSIKIILVLSFLVSLLSGCGAPPDVKASYPLESVNRDGNLTSYVYRAADKSVPVVAADLSEENKPDQISPESNERMFLVYGNEYYHLQQDPEKPEDTLIEIDSKEYVQRNYDSNFLQGYLTAVLISDLFDSLGRSGGGYRGYTSKDVYKPKEGNYRKPTDNDKKVAPPLTVDRSGKISRRGQGTVGSGGNIFKKEPSDKQSRGTIKRGESGGDGGLFDSPKKSYKKPKTRSGSGRIGRRGRR from the coding sequence ATGAAACGACGCTCTTTATTATCAATCAAAATTATACTGGTGCTCAGTTTCCTCGTATCGCTGTTGAGCGGTTGCGGAGCACCGCCGGACGTTAAGGCTTCATATCCGCTGGAATCGGTTAACCGGGACGGAAATTTAACTTCCTACGTATATCGTGCAGCTGATAAAAGTGTGCCAGTTGTCGCTGCGGATTTATCTGAAGAGAATAAACCTGACCAAATATCACCTGAAAGCAATGAACGGATGTTTCTCGTATACGGGAATGAATATTATCATCTGCAGCAGGATCCAGAGAAACCGGAAGATACCCTAATTGAGATCGACTCGAAAGAGTATGTTCAGCGCAACTATGATTCCAATTTCCTTCAAGGTTATCTGACAGCTGTACTGATCAGCGATTTGTTTGATTCACTTGGAAGATCTGGTGGAGGGTACAGGGGATACACAAGTAAGGACGTCTATAAACCGAAGGAAGGCAACTATAGAAAGCCTACAGATAATGACAAGAAGGTTGCGCCTCCGCTAACCGTAGATCGCAGCGGAAAGATTTCAAGACGTGGTCAAGGGACAGTTGGCTCAGGTGGAAATATTTTCAAAAAGGAACCATCCGATAAACAGAGTCGTGGTACCATTAAACGTGGCGAAAGCGGGGGTGACGGTGGACTATTTGACTCCCCGAAAAAATCATATAAGAAACCGAAGACAAGATCCGGCTCAGGAAGGATCGGTAGACGGGGACGAAGGTAA
- a CDS encoding DUF4178 domain-containing protein — MSVWKRIGNIFAKPEPPKVEKSMLQLSPGDICEVSLVTYEVTGRVHNRSRNAVVLTLQDGSSIAYLHIEERETVQYALYTPIDGRLDAPDEVPTIIELDDGVYHLEEEYGGHVAITGRTPFTQSGEQHVWQYQSDDYRLVRIEWQNGRFMLYEGEKVIPGDVKVIRAT, encoded by the coding sequence ATGAGTGTATGGAAAAGAATTGGTAACATATTTGCGAAACCGGAGCCTCCAAAGGTGGAAAAGAGCATGCTGCAGCTCTCTCCCGGCGACATTTGCGAAGTATCTCTCGTCACATATGAAGTAACGGGGCGTGTTCATAACCGTAGTCGGAATGCGGTTGTATTAACACTTCAAGACGGAAGTAGCATCGCATATCTTCATATCGAAGAGCGGGAAACCGTGCAATATGCTTTATATACACCGATTGACGGCAGGCTTGACGCCCCAGATGAAGTGCCTACGATTATTGAACTTGATGATGGCGTGTATCATCTGGAGGAAGAGTATGGTGGTCATGTAGCGATCACCGGCCGTACGCCTTTCACACAAAGCGGAGAGCAGCATGTGTGGCAGTATCAGTCAGACGATTACCGGCTCGTACGGATTGAATGGCAGAACGGGCGGTTTATGCTCTATGAAGGAGAGAAAGTGATTCCGGGGGATGTAAAAGTCATCCGGGCTACTTAG
- a CDS encoding DUF350 domain-containing protein, with amino-acid sequence MNFDMILGILVWTGVGALLLFVLMFVDSLFTKYKDLEEVKAGNMAVTTRLIMKLVAQGYILSVSIGTSAHLLEAIVVSIVSFVILLILEALAEQMLRLLGGINLDKGTQEGKTGYGLFAGTLHVVGALIITACL; translated from the coding sequence ATGAATTTTGATATGATTTTGGGAATTCTGGTCTGGACCGGTGTTGGCGCGCTTCTACTTTTTGTGCTGATGTTCGTGGACTCACTTTTTACAAAGTATAAAGATCTGGAAGAAGTAAAGGCCGGAAACATGGCGGTTACGACACGGCTTATCATGAAGCTGGTGGCTCAGGGCTACATCTTGTCCGTATCAATTGGAACTTCTGCTCACTTGCTGGAAGCGATTGTCGTATCCATTGTATCCTTTGTTATCCTGCTGATTTTGGAAGCGCTGGCTGAACAGATGCTTAGACTGCTCGGCGGTATTAACTTGGATAAAGGAACTCAAGAGGGCAAGACCGGTTATGGATTGTTTGCAGGCACACTTCATGTGGTAGGAGCATTGATCATTACGGCCTGCCTTTAA
- a CDS encoding PspA/IM30 family protein, translated as MSIFKRLRDVTMSNINAMIDKAEDPIKMTDQYIRDMTEDLEDAEKAVASQIAIEKRFKALFEEQNALVEKRSQQAHTAAQAQNIDLARRALEEKKAAEAKRDEYKASYDQNKLAADNLRSKLEEMRKQLTAMKNKRETLVARYNAAKAQTEINKAMNGFSSDTASAGLKRMEEKMLQMEARAEASNELNSKEKSLDEEFESLGKDKVVEDELAALMKQYENKDQ; from the coding sequence ATGTCCATTTTCAAAAGATTACGTGATGTAACGATGTCCAACATTAATGCTATGATCGACAAGGCGGAAGATCCGATCAAAATGACTGACCAATACATTCGGGATATGACCGAAGATCTTGAGGATGCTGAAAAAGCGGTAGCCTCTCAGATTGCCATTGAGAAACGTTTCAAAGCACTGTTCGAGGAACAAAATGCTTTGGTTGAAAAGCGTTCGCAACAAGCTCACACGGCTGCACAAGCGCAAAATATTGATCTTGCACGCCGGGCACTTGAGGAGAAGAAAGCAGCAGAAGCCAAGAGAGACGAGTACAAAGCCAGTTACGATCAGAACAAACTTGCTGCCGATAACCTTCGCAGTAAGCTTGAGGAAATGCGCAAGCAGCTTACAGCGATGAAGAATAAGCGCGAAACCCTTGTAGCTCGTTACAATGCGGCTAAAGCCCAGACTGAAATCAACAAAGCAATGAACGGTTTCAGCTCCGATACCGCTTCTGCCGGTCTGAAGCGTATGGAGGAGAAAATGCTTCAGATGGAAGCACGCGCTGAGGCAAGCAACGAATTGAACAGCAAGGAAAAGTCGCTGGATGAAGAGTTCGAAAGCCTTGGTAAGGATAAGGTCGTAGAAGACGAATTGGCTGCATTGATGAAGCAGTATGAGAATAAAGATCAATAA
- a CDS encoding dihydroorotate dehydrogenase: MTDLSCVIAGVTFKNPVMMASGTFGFGHEYSQFYPIDILGGICGKGLTLQPKEGNPGVRVWETASGMLNSVGLENPGVHTFLEQECPYWETLDTVRIANLGGGCLEDYIEGARLIQTDENNRRKQGRSAVDMIELNISCPNVKEGGMAFGIQTEEAQKVVRAVRREVTMPLIVKLSPGAERLTEMAYMCELEGADAVSLINTISAMKIDVRLRKSVFRHGYAGLSGPAIKPIALRMVHQVSHAVNIPVIGIGGISSGEDIMEFIMAGAAAVEVGTAGFSDLRAGVRLINELETFMAAEKISHLDEVRGIV; this comes from the coding sequence ATGACTGATTTAAGTTGTGTTATTGCAGGTGTTACGTTCAAAAATCCAGTCATGATGGCTTCAGGTACGTTCGGATTTGGACATGAATATTCACAATTTTATCCGATCGATATTTTAGGAGGCATTTGTGGTAAAGGTCTTACTCTTCAACCGAAAGAGGGGAATCCGGGAGTACGTGTATGGGAGACGGCTTCAGGCATGCTCAACAGTGTAGGTTTGGAAAATCCAGGAGTTCACACTTTTCTGGAGCAGGAATGTCCTTACTGGGAAACGCTGGATACGGTTCGTATTGCCAATCTAGGCGGCGGTTGTCTTGAGGATTATATCGAAGGTGCCAGGTTGATACAAACCGATGAGAACAATAGACGTAAACAGGGACGATCAGCCGTAGACATGATTGAGTTGAACATTTCCTGTCCTAATGTTAAAGAAGGCGGGATGGCGTTCGGTATCCAGACAGAGGAAGCACAGAAGGTGGTTCGTGCCGTTCGACGTGAGGTAACCATGCCACTGATCGTAAAGCTGTCTCCAGGAGCAGAACGGCTAACAGAGATGGCTTATATGTGTGAGTTGGAGGGAGCGGATGCGGTTTCTTTAATTAATACCATATCTGCGATGAAGATCGATGTAAGATTAAGAAAAAGTGTATTTCGTCACGGCTATGCCGGACTGTCTGGACCTGCGATCAAGCCGATTGCTCTCCGCATGGTTCATCAGGTTTCACATGCGGTAAATATACCGGTCATTGGTATTGGCGGAATATCTTCAGGTGAAGATATTATGGAGTTTATAATGGCTGGAGCGGCAGCCGTTGAGGTCGGTACAGCCGGCTTTTCCGATCTCCGGGCAGGCGTTAGACTGATCAACGAATTAGAGACATTTATGGCGGCGGAGAAGATATCCCATTTGGATGAAGTTCGAGGAATCGTGTAG
- a CDS encoding dihydroorotate dehydrogenase electron transfer subunit: MGTVKSNKMVADGIGLLEVESNQGGKPGQFYMLRAWDNYPLLSRPISIFDVSDNRISFLYQVVGEGTRRFQELRAGDELHTEGSFGNGFPAVNGSVALVGGGIGMAPLYYMAKNTPNADVFLGFSQQPYLTEVFLKVSRSLHVEVGGTILNGIDFNQYDTVIVCGPHGMLKAVQDKHGVHGRHNHVFVSLENRMACGIGACLVCSVKCRDGRKKACTDGPVFPVEEVVFND; this comes from the coding sequence ATGGGGACAGTGAAATCTAACAAGATGGTAGCAGATGGGATCGGCCTGCTGGAGGTTGAGAGCAATCAGGGAGGAAAGCCTGGACAGTTCTATATGCTGCGAGCCTGGGATAACTATCCGCTTCTCTCGCGGCCGATAAGTATTTTTGATGTCAGTGACAATCGTATTTCTTTTTTATATCAGGTTGTAGGCGAGGGAACGAGACGGTTCCAGGAGCTCCGAGCAGGTGATGAGCTGCATACCGAGGGTTCGTTTGGGAATGGCTTTCCTGCTGTGAACGGTTCAGTAGCTCTGGTTGGCGGTGGTATTGGAATGGCCCCACTGTACTATATGGCAAAAAACACACCAAATGCAGACGTGTTTCTAGGCTTTAGCCAACAACCATATTTAACCGAAGTGTTTCTTAAAGTAAGCAGATCTCTGCATGTTGAAGTAGGGGGTACCATTCTGAATGGTATTGACTTTAATCAATACGATACGGTGATTGTGTGCGGTCCCCATGGGATGTTGAAGGCAGTACAGGACAAGCATGGAGTGCACGGAAGACATAATCATGTGTTCGTTTCCTTGGAAAATCGGATGGCTTGCGGAATCGGGGCATGTCTCGTATGTAGTGTGAAGTGCAGGGACGGGCGCAAGAAGGCGTGTACGGATGGACCTGTATTCCCCGTGGAGGAGGTTGTTTTTAATGACTGA
- a CDS encoding NADH:flavin oxidoreductase/NADH oxidase: MADLFTPYNFKNLTLKNRIVMPPMCQYSVQAEDGTPNDWHYVHYVSRAVGGTGLIIVEMTGIHPDGRISNQDTGLWSDEHIPAYRRIVDSVHSYGTKIGIQLGHAGRKAQDAEPSVAPSAIAFSSRYKMPRALTGNEIEELIQAYKEGARRSVEAGFDTIEIHGAHGYLIHQFHSPLTNQRDDEYGQDYALFGERVVKAVKEVLPEGMPLLMRVSAKEYVDGGYDVEYCAKISERYKDAGVDIFHITSGGEGPIGSDGGPKAEPAYQVDLAKDFKRLLQVPVIAVGLLDDYEVAQDVVLSGHADLVAVGRGMLRDPYWASHAAKALDGGQKVPKQYERGYK, from the coding sequence TTGGCTGACTTATTTACACCTTACAATTTTAAAAACCTGACGCTTAAGAACCGAATAGTGATGCCTCCGATGTGTCAATATTCCGTTCAGGCAGAGGATGGAACCCCAAACGATTGGCATTACGTCCATTATGTAAGCCGTGCCGTTGGCGGTACTGGTCTTATTATTGTTGAAATGACTGGCATCCATCCAGATGGCCGCATTTCCAATCAGGATACGGGTCTATGGAGCGATGAGCATATTCCGGCTTACCGGAGAATTGTGGACAGCGTTCATTCGTATGGCACAAAAATCGGTATTCAGCTCGGTCATGCAGGACGCAAAGCCCAGGACGCGGAGCCGTCTGTGGCGCCTTCCGCAATCGCTTTCAGTTCCCGCTACAAAATGCCGCGTGCCCTTACAGGCAATGAAATCGAAGAGCTTATCCAAGCATATAAGGAAGGTGCGCGCCGGTCAGTGGAAGCTGGTTTTGATACGATAGAAATTCATGGGGCACATGGATACCTTATTCATCAGTTTCATTCTCCTCTTACGAATCAACGTGATGATGAATATGGACAGGATTATGCTTTATTTGGCGAACGGGTAGTTAAGGCTGTTAAGGAAGTGCTGCCTGAAGGTATGCCCCTGCTGATGCGTGTTTCCGCTAAGGAATATGTCGACGGGGGATATGACGTAGAATACTGCGCAAAGATAAGTGAGCGGTATAAAGATGCAGGTGTCGATATTTTTCACATTACATCCGGCGGCGAGGGCCCGATCGGTTCAGATGGCGGCCCCAAAGCTGAGCCTGCTTATCAAGTGGATCTGGCCAAGGATTTCAAACGACTTCTGCAGGTACCGGTAATCGCAGTCGGACTGCTGGATGATTATGAAGTCGCACAGGACGTTGTATTGTCAGGCCATGCAGATCTGGTTGCCGTCGGAAGAGGAATGCTGCGCGATCCGTATTGGGCATCTCACGCGGCTAAGGCTCTGGATGGTGGGCAAAAGGTTCCAAAACAATACGAACGAGGTTATAAGTGA
- a CDS encoding polysaccharide deacetylase family protein — translation MMLNHTRIWGLILITLMLPRMESSAAVNAVMRFTDSFLKSPVHSSVISDTVQQEDTKRKERQSLSSPLSLSELMKKYPNTFRTRGPHVKQVALTFDDVPDPRFTPQVLDVLKKEGVKATFFAVGTRSKKHPQIVARIRREGHAIGNHSYNHAQFNKLTLDQFRDQVERTNRILKSITGIKPRLIRPPYGEINEEQLRWARKNNYKIVNWNVDSLDWKGLSKDEVRHNILSAAGPGAIILQHAGGGVGSDLTGSIEALPEVIAELKKKGYSFVTLPEMLGVSEGIQ, via the coding sequence ATGATGTTAAACCACACCCGAATATGGGGTTTGATATTAATCACACTGATGCTCCCTCGTATGGAGTCTTCAGCAGCTGTTAACGCCGTTATGCGGTTTACAGACTCCTTTTTAAAGAGCCCTGTCCATTCTTCAGTAATATCTGACACCGTTCAACAGGAAGATACCAAACGGAAAGAGCGCCAAAGTTTATCCTCACCTCTTTCCCTTAGCGAGTTAATGAAAAAATATCCGAATACGTTTCGGACCAGAGGCCCGCACGTAAAGCAAGTCGCCCTAACCTTTGACGATGTTCCAGATCCCCGCTTCACTCCTCAGGTTCTGGATGTGCTCAAAAAGGAGGGAGTAAAGGCGACTTTTTTTGCTGTTGGCACCAGATCAAAAAAACACCCGCAAATCGTAGCCCGTATTCGGCGGGAAGGACATGCCATAGGTAACCATTCGTACAATCATGCGCAGTTCAACAAGCTCACGCTCGATCAATTCCGAGACCAAGTCGAGCGCACCAACCGTATTTTAAAGTCGATCACAGGGATAAAGCCCCGTCTCATCCGCCCTCCCTATGGAGAAATCAACGAGGAACAGCTCCGTTGGGCCCGGAAGAACAATTATAAGATAGTGAATTGGAACGTGGACTCGCTGGATTGGAAAGGCTTGAGCAAAGATGAAGTAAGACATAATATATTGTCAGCTGCTGGACCTGGTGCGATCATTCTTCAACATGCTGGCGGTGGAGTGGGTTCTGATCTGACAGGGAGCATTGAAGCACTGCCTGAGGTGATAGCAGAATTGAAGAAAAAAGGCTATTCATTCGTTACCCTGCCTGAGATGCTAGGTGTTTCCGAAGGTATACAATAA